The proteins below are encoded in one region of Paracoccus methylovorus:
- the pyrC gene encoding dihydroorotase: MTQSVTLRRPDDWHLHLRDGAMLQAVASFSRHFGRAIIMPNLMPPVVTGAQAAAYRDRIRAALPAEVTLRPLMTLYLTETTDPADVLAAHAQGIISAVKLYPAGATTNSASGVRDFDKVRPVLEAMAQAGIPLCFHGEVTDPSVDIFDREAVFIDRVLEPIRRATPGLRVVMEHITTSDGVDYVSGNDDIGATITTHHLVINRNHILAGGIRPHYYCLPVAKRETHRLALRKAATSGDVRFFLGTDSAPHPDSAKESACGCAGCFTAPNTMSILAQVFEEEGAIDRLEGFTSLNGAAFYHMPPNEDRIRLIKHDTPADYPTHIAAGDETVTVFDPGFPLYWHLEDPA, translated from the coding sequence ATGACCCAATCCGTGACGCTTCGACGCCCCGACGACTGGCACCTGCACCTGCGCGATGGCGCTATGCTGCAGGCAGTGGCTTCATTTTCCCGCCATTTCGGCCGGGCGATCATCATGCCCAACCTGATGCCGCCGGTGGTGACCGGGGCGCAGGCCGCCGCTTATCGGGACCGGATCCGGGCCGCTCTGCCCGCCGAAGTGACGTTACGTCCCTTGATGACGCTTTACCTGACCGAGACCACCGATCCAGCCGATGTGCTGGCCGCCCATGCGCAGGGAATCATATCGGCGGTCAAGCTTTATCCGGCTGGTGCAACCACCAACTCGGCCTCGGGCGTGCGCGATTTCGACAAGGTACGGCCCGTACTAGAAGCCATGGCCCAAGCCGGCATCCCGCTGTGCTTTCATGGCGAGGTGACCGATCCCAGTGTGGATATCTTCGATCGCGAGGCGGTATTCATCGACCGCGTCCTGGAGCCGATCCGCCGCGCGACCCCGGGGCTGCGCGTAGTGATGGAACATATCACCACCTCGGACGGCGTCGACTACGTCTCTGGCAATGACGACATCGGTGCGACCATCACCACTCATCATCTGGTCATCAACCGCAATCATATTCTGGCAGGCGGCATCCGGCCGCATTACTACTGCCTACCGGTCGCCAAACGCGAAACGCATCGGCTGGCGCTGCGCAAGGCAGCAACCTCGGGCGACGTGCGCTTCTTTCTTGGCACGGATTCCGCGCCGCACCCCGACAGCGCCAAGGAATCTGCTTGCGGCTGCGCTGGCTGTTTCACCGCGCCAAACACCATGTCCATCCTGGCGCAAGTCTTCGAAGAGGAAGGCGCGATCGACCGTCTCGAAGGCTTTACCTCGCTCAACGGTGCTGCCTTCTATCACATGCCTCCGAACGAGGATCGCATCCGGTTGATCAAGCATGACACACCTGCCGATTATCCGACCCATATCGCCGCCGGAGACGAAACCGTCACGGTCTTTGACCCCGGCTTTCCGCTTTATTGGCACCTCGAGGATCCCGCATGA
- the gap gene encoding type I glyceraldehyde-3-phosphate dehydrogenase, whose translation MAVKVAINGFGRIGRNVLRAIIESGRNDIEVVAINDLGPVETNAHLLRYDSVHGRFPAEVKTSADSIDVGRGPIKVTAIRNPAELPWGDIDVVMECTGIFASKEKVQPHLSTGAKRVLISAPGDNADKTIVFGVNHDTLTKDDTVVSNASCTTNCLSPVAKVLNDSIGIVRGFMTTIHSYTGDQPTLDTMHNDLYRARAAALSMIPTSTGAAKAVGLVLPELKGKLDGVAIRVPTPNVSVVDLVFEASRDTTVEEINEAIRSAANGTLKGILGYTDEKLVSSDFNHDSHSSVFHMDQTKVMEGKLCRILTWYDNEWGFSNRMSDTAVAMGKLI comes from the coding sequence ATGGCTGTCAAGGTAGCGATCAACGGCTTTGGCCGGATCGGTCGGAACGTGCTGCGCGCGATCATCGAATCGGGGCGCAATGATATTGAGGTCGTGGCGATCAACGACCTCGGCCCGGTCGAGACCAATGCGCATCTGCTGCGCTACGATTCTGTCCATGGCCGCTTCCCCGCCGAGGTCAAGACCTCGGCCGATTCGATCGATGTCGGCCGTGGCCCGATCAAGGTCACCGCGATCCGCAACCCGGCCGAACTGCCCTGGGGCGACATTGACGTCGTCATGGAATGCACCGGCATCTTCGCCTCCAAGGAAAAGGTGCAGCCGCATCTTTCGACCGGGGCCAAGCGCGTGCTGATCTCTGCCCCCGGCGACAACGCCGACAAGACCATCGTTTTTGGCGTCAACCACGACACGCTGACCAAGGATGACACCGTCGTCTCGAACGCCAGCTGCACCACGAACTGCCTGTCGCCCGTCGCCAAGGTGCTTAATGACAGCATCGGCATCGTGCGCGGCTTCATGACCACGATCCACAGCTATACCGGCGACCAGCCGACGCTGGACACCATGCACAACGATCTGTATCGCGCCCGCGCCGCGGCATTGTCGATGATCCCGACCTCGACCGGCGCCGCCAAGGCCGTGGGCCTGGTGCTGCCGGAGCTCAAGGGCAAGCTGGACGGCGTTGCGATCCGCGTGCCGACCCCGAACGTCTCGGTCGTGGACCTCGTCTTCGAAGCCAGCCGCGACACGACGGTCGAAGAAATCAACGAGGCCATCCGCAGCGCCGCGAATGGCACGCTGAAGGGCATCCTCGGCTATACCGATGAAAAACTGGTCTCCTCGGACTTCAACCACGATTCGCACAGCTCGGTCTTCCACATGGATCAGACCAAGGTGATGGAGGGCAAGCTTTGCCGCATCCTGACCTGGTATGACAACGAATGGGGTTTCTCGAACCGCATGTCGGACACCGCAGTCGCCATGGGCAAACTTATCTGA
- a CDS encoding antibiotic ABC transporter has translation MGFGMMNFSALQAPLLLWQQMAHLAWESQMVIAMRTAGMMGLVRQDLTEPQRMVVEKADAASEALHAALRAAGRGERADRVMAAALRPYRRRTRANVRRLSGKS, from the coding sequence ATGGGTTTCGGAATGATGAATTTCTCGGCTCTGCAGGCACCGTTGTTGCTGTGGCAGCAGATGGCGCATCTGGCTTGGGAATCGCAGATGGTCATTGCCATGCGAACTGCCGGCATGATGGGTCTTGTGCGGCAAGACCTGACCGAGCCGCAGCGTATGGTGGTTGAAAAGGCCGATGCCGCCTCCGAGGCGCTGCACGCCGCCCTGCGGGCCGCAGGACGGGGTGAGCGTGCCGACCGCGTCATGGCAGCAGCGCTGCGCCCCTATCGCCGACGCACCCGTGCCAATGTTCGACGCCTGTCGGGCAAGAGTTGA
- a CDS encoding orotate phosphoribosyltransferase, producing MTLPFPPHAEIARLTARMLLEIKAVHFNAAEPFTYASGLKGPTYIDCRKLISFPRIRSTLMDFLAATVLREAGFAAFDNVAGGETAGIPFAAFVAERLELPMTYVRKKPKGYGRNARIEGAMTEGQRVLLVEDLTTDGGSKLSFVDAIRETGATCAHTAVIFYYGIFPETKQRLADHGVGLHYLCTWWDVLAEAKAQGFYDEATLSEVESFLTDPRAWQAAHP from the coding sequence ATGACCCTGCCCTTTCCCCCGCACGCGGAAATCGCCCGCCTGACCGCCCGCATGCTGCTGGAAATCAAGGCGGTCCATTTCAACGCGGCCGAACCCTTCACATATGCCTCGGGGCTGAAAGGCCCGACCTATATCGACTGCCGCAAGCTGATCTCCTTTCCACGCATCCGCTCGACGCTGATGGATTTTTTGGCGGCAACCGTATTGCGCGAGGCCGGCTTTGCCGCGTTCGACAACGTCGCCGGCGGCGAGACGGCAGGCATTCCATTCGCCGCCTTTGTCGCCGAACGGCTGGAATTGCCGATGACTTACGTGCGCAAAAAGCCCAAGGGCTATGGCCGCAACGCCCGGATCGAAGGCGCCATGACCGAAGGCCAGCGTGTGCTGCTGGTCGAGGATCTGACCACCGACGGCGGCTCGAAACTGAGCTTCGTCGACGCGATCCGCGAGACCGGCGCGACCTGCGCCCATACCGCGGTGATCTTTTATTACGGCATCTTCCCAGAGACCAAGCAACGCCTGGCCGATCATGGCGTTGGGCTGCATTATCTCTGCACTTGGTGGGACGTTCTGGCAGAGGCCAAAGCCCAAGGTTTTTACGACGAAGCAACCCTCTCTGAGGTAGAAAGCTTCCTGACCGATCCGCGAGCCTGGCAGGCGGCACACCCCTGA